One genomic segment of Alphaproteobacteria bacterium HT1-32 includes these proteins:
- a CDS encoding alpha/beta hydrolase fold domain-containing protein, with protein MSFDWKSLTAEELELQFNPRAVPANRGDFDRIFAELSATARASLKHEMGVRYGTADQMLMDIFPADDPSAPTMIFIHGGYWRARTKDEFGFVAGAFTPRGVTTINLDYDLCPKVTLDDIVAEIIEGVDWIARNCAAKGGNPDRLYIAGHSAGAHLAAMVLATDWAARGLPKDLIKGATLMSGIYDPEPARHISVNNDLHLTEEMAARCNALAATPTTDCPILTTVGGVEPEGWIDQSRQYQEKFGGDLIISPNDGHLGLLQTHCDGKSDLFKAQLSQMGIS; from the coding sequence ATGAGCTTTGACTGGAAATCCCTGACCGCCGAAGAACTTGAATTACAGTTCAACCCACGGGCCGTGCCGGCCAACCGCGGCGACTTTGACCGCATATTCGCCGAACTGAGCGCCACTGCCCGGGCCAGCCTGAAACATGAAATGGGCGTCCGCTATGGCACTGCCGACCAGATGCTGATGGACATCTTCCCGGCCGATGATCCCTCGGCACCGACCATGATCTTCATCCATGGCGGTTACTGGCGGGCCCGCACCAAGGACGAATTCGGTTTCGTCGCCGGTGCCTTCACCCCGCGTGGCGTCACCACCATCAATCTGGATTACGATCTCTGCCCGAAAGTGACACTGGATGACATCGTCGCCGAGATCATCGAAGGGGTGGACTGGATCGCCCGGAATTGTGCTGCAAAGGGGGGCAATCCCGACCGGCTCTATATTGCCGGTCACTCTGCCGGAGCGCATCTCGCTGCCATGGTTCTGGCGACCGACTGGGCCGCACGCGGCCTGCCAAAAGACCTCATCAAGGGTGCCACGCTGATGAGTGGTATCTATGACCCGGAACCGGCCCGCCATATCAGCGTCAATAACGACCTCCACCTGACCGAGGAAATGGCCGCACGCTGCAATGCACTGGCTGCTACCCCGACAACGGATTGTCCGATTCTGACCACAGTTGGCGGGGTGGAGCCTGAGGGCTGGATCGATCAGTCCCGGCAGTATCAGGAAAAATTCGGCGGTGACCTGATAATTTCACCGAATGACGGTCATCTGGGCCTGCTGCAAACCCATTGCGACGGCAAGAGCGACCTGTTCAAAGCACAGCTGTCACAGATGGGTATCAGCTGA
- a CDS encoding Asp-tRNA(Asn)/Glu-tRNA(Gln) amidotransferase GatCAB subunit A, which yields MSIDPYLSLEAAAAGIRKGDFTSVQLTEACLARIDALGDRLNCIAGADPETALAGAADADARLAAGKPVGPLHGVPLAHKDMYYREGRISACGAIIRKDYQPTTTATALHRLDAAGTLDIARLNMVEFALGPTGHNQHTGAVRNPWNTDHITGGSSSGSGSAVAAGLAFGALGSDTGGSIRTPSACCGLVGMKPTYGRVSRSGAMPLSFSLDHVGPLTRTVRDNALMLQAIAGGDPRDPTTSHLPVPDFLEGIEKDIRGLRIAVCEDFFGDSLDDEVAALTNTSLDVYRRLGATIVPVRFPEMQDLVALTTVLSSSESAGYHASGLASDWDRYGHQTRGRMLAGLFYPAVTYQQALKLRAPILRAFCKAMFANADVMHAPGLDTPVPTIAETDHSDGPGFLQALIRLTRNIRPFNYLGVPTMAVPAGFTANGLPASFQLAGRPFDEATVYRTARAYERATGCTDAHPQLD from the coding sequence ATGAGCATCGACCCCTATCTCTCCCTTGAAGCCGCCGCCGCCGGTATCCGAAAAGGTGACTTTACCTCCGTCCAGCTGACAGAAGCCTGTCTCGCACGGATTGACGCACTGGGTGACAGGCTGAACTGCATCGCCGGTGCGGACCCTGAGACGGCACTGGCCGGTGCAGCAGATGCAGATGCACGGCTGGCAGCCGGTAAGCCCGTCGGCCCGCTGCACGGTGTGCCGCTGGCACATAAGGACATGTATTACCGTGAGGGCCGAATTTCCGCCTGTGGCGCCATCATCCGCAAGGATTATCAGCCCACGACAACCGCCACCGCCCTCCATCGCCTTGATGCGGCGGGTACGCTGGATATCGCCCGTCTCAACATGGTGGAATTTGCCCTCGGACCGACCGGCCATAACCAGCATACCGGCGCTGTACGCAACCCCTGGAACACCGACCATATTACCGGGGGGTCGTCCTCCGGTTCCGGGTCGGCGGTTGCGGCGGGGCTGGCCTTCGGTGCTCTCGGCTCCGATACGGGCGGGTCTATCCGCACCCCTTCAGCCTGCTGCGGGCTGGTCGGCATGAAACCGACCTATGGCCGGGTCAGCCGGTCCGGCGCAATGCCGCTGTCCTTTTCCCTCGATCATGTCGGGCCCCTGACCCGCACCGTCCGCGACAACGCCCTGATGCTTCAGGCTATTGCCGGCGGTGACCCCCGTGATCCGACGACCAGCCATCTGCCAGTCCCCGATTTTCTGGAGGGAATTGAAAAGGACATCCGGGGGCTGCGAATAGCTGTCTGCGAAGATTTTTTTGGTGACAGTCTCGACGACGAAGTTGCCGCTTTGACCAATACCAGTCTGGATGTCTATCGCCGCCTCGGCGCGACCATCGTTCCCGTCCGGTTCCCGGAAATGCAGGATCTGGTCGCCCTGACCACGGTACTTTCAAGCTCGGAATCTGCCGGTTATCACGCCAGCGGTCTCGCCTCGGACTGGGATCGCTATGGGCATCAGACGCGCGGACGCATGCTGGCCGGGCTGTTTTACCCGGCGGTGACCTATCAGCAGGCGCTAAAGCTGCGGGCCCCGATCTTGCGGGCTTTCTGCAAGGCGATGTTCGCCAATGCCGATGTCATGCATGCGCCGGGTCTCGACACCCCCGTGCCGACAATAGCCGAAACCGATCATTCTGACGGGCCGGGCTTCCTGCAGGCACTGATACGCCTGACCCGCAATATCCGGCCCTTCAACTATCTCGGTGTGCCGACAATGGCCGTTCCCGCCGGTTTCACCGCCAATGGTCTTCCCGCAAGCTTCCAGCTCGCCGGACGGCCATTTGACGAGGCAACAGTTTATCGCACAGCACGCGCCTACGAGCGCGCAACCGGCTGCACCGATGCCCATCCGCAGCTAGACTGA
- a CDS encoding malonic semialdehyde reductase — protein sequence MTDTAKAAVEDVRRRISALDADGLDLILRDARTHNKWQDRDVPDDLLKQVYDLYKWGATSMNCSPARVVFVKSSEAKKKLEPLLMEGNREKTMAAPACAIIGTDTRFFERLPVLFPHSKGAADMFRKNAALAEVTGFRNGTLQGAYLMIAARALGLDCGPMSGFDNAAVDKTFFDGTDIRSNFLCSLGYGDPDALFDRSPRPDFGEVCSIV from the coding sequence ATGACCGATACAGCGAAAGCTGCCGTTGAAGATGTGCGCCGCAGGATCTCTGCCCTTGACGCTGATGGTCTCGACCTGATCCTGCGCGATGCGCGGACACACAACAAATGGCAGGACCGGGATGTCCCGGATGATCTGCTGAAACAGGTCTATGATCTTTATAAATGGGGGGCGACAAGCATGAACTGCTCGCCTGCCCGTGTGGTTTTCGTCAAGTCTTCCGAGGCCAAAAAGAAACTTGAACCGCTGCTGATGGAGGGCAACCGGGAGAAAACCATGGCCGCCCCGGCCTGCGCGATCATTGGCACGGATACCCGTTTCTTTGAAAGGCTGCCGGTGCTGTTTCCACACAGCAAGGGTGCAGCCGACATGTTCCGTAAAAATGCGGCGCTGGCGGAAGTGACGGGCTTTCGTAACGGGACACTGCAAGGTGCCTATCTGATGATTGCCGCCCGTGCGCTTGGTCTTGATTGCGGCCCGATGTCGGGCTTTGACAATGCGGCGGTGGACAAGACGTTCTTCGATGGCACCGATATCCGGTCGAACTTTCTTTGCAGCCTGGGTTATGGTGATCCGGACGCCTTGTTCGACCGCAGCCCGCGACCGGACTTTGGCGAGGTTTGCAGCATAGTCTGA
- the hrcA gene encoding heat-inducible transcriptional repressor HrcA: MDEQKSGVIELNERSREVFRRLVETYVETGEPVGSRTLSRALPMQLSPATIRNVMSDLEHAGLLFSPHTSAGRVPTDRGLQMFVSGLLQVGQLTENERNSIDAQCNAENRSMENVLEEATSALSGLSRCAGMVLSPKRESPLRQIEFVPLGDGRALAVLVSENGVVENRVFDLPMGISQSALTEAANYLSMQLRGRTLSEASEKVRLDLDAHQTELDGLTRSVIDAGLATWSGDAKHGALIVKGQANLLEDVSALEDLERIRGLFQALEEKQTMLRLLDLAHIAEGVQIFIGAENKLFGLSGCSVVVSPFRDTQERIIGAIGVIGPTRLNYARIIPMVDYTARVVGRILG; this comes from the coding sequence ATGGACGAGCAGAAAAGCGGCGTTATCGAACTGAATGAACGGTCCCGCGAAGTTTTCCGGCGACTGGTCGAGACTTATGTCGAGACCGGGGAGCCGGTCGGATCGCGAACCCTTTCGCGCGCCCTGCCGATGCAGCTGTCACCAGCGACGATCCGCAATGTAATGTCGGATCTGGAGCATGCGGGGCTGCTGTTTTCGCCGCATACCTCTGCCGGGCGGGTTCCGACTGACCGGGGATTGCAGATGTTTGTCAGCGGCCTGCTGCAGGTCGGTCAGCTGACAGAGAACGAACGCAATTCGATTGATGCCCAGTGCAATGCCGAGAACCGTTCGATGGAAAATGTGCTGGAGGAAGCGACATCGGCGCTGTCCGGCCTGTCCCGCTGTGCCGGCATGGTGCTGTCGCCGAAACGGGAATCGCCGCTGCGGCAGATCGAGTTTGTTCCGCTGGGAGACGGTCGCGCCCTGGCTGTGCTGGTGTCAGAGAACGGGGTTGTCGAGAACCGCGTTTTTGACCTGCCAATGGGTATCTCGCAAAGCGCCCTGACAGAGGCAGCCAATTATCTCAGCATGCAGTTGCGGGGCCGGACACTGAGCGAAGCATCAGAGAAGGTACGTCTTGATCTGGACGCCCATCAGACCGAACTGGATGGCCTGACCCGTAGTGTGATTGATGCAGGTCTGGCGACCTGGTCGGGTGATGCAAAGCACGGGGCCCTGATTGTCAAAGGTCAGGCCAATCTGCTGGAGGATGTCAGCGCCCTTGAGGACCTGGAACGCATCCGGGGTCTGTTTCAGGCGCTGGAGGAAAAGCAGACCATGCTGCGGCTGCTGGACCTCGCGCATATCGCGGAAGGCGTACAGATTTTCATCGGGGCAGAGAATAAATTATTCGGATTGTCCGGTTGTTCAGTTGTCGTATCGCCATTTCGCGATACACAGGAGCGGATAATCGGGGCAATCGGCGTTATCGGCCCGACGCGGCTGAATTACGCACGTATCATTCCCATGGTTGATTACACGGCCCGGGTGGTTGGCCGGATACTCGGCTGA
- the grpE gene encoding nucleotide exchange factor GrpE, producing MQNEQDKKPDAGTPPPNTGFEEAAPEAEAVASPEEALFVPEEPAAAEASAADRIAELEAEIAEWKDKWVRQHAEMDNLRKRTQREKEDAGKFAVSGFAKDLLAVGDNLGRALQSLPGGIKDGDGPVKNLAIGIEMTRKELDSVFERHGISKVEAIGKPMDPNFHQAMFEVEDPAQPAGTVVQEMAPGYVLHGRLLRPAMVGVAKGGPKPGAAPEAAPKTEGEPANAANDATIDLEPGDPSSGGRFNQTV from the coding sequence ATGCAGAACGAACAGGACAAGAAGCCGGACGCAGGGACACCCCCGCCAAACACTGGTTTCGAAGAAGCCGCACCGGAGGCCGAGGCTGTGGCAAGCCCGGAAGAGGCGCTGTTTGTTCCTGAAGAGCCGGCTGCGGCGGAAGCTTCTGCGGCTGACCGGATTGCCGAACTTGAGGCAGAGATTGCCGAATGGAAGGACAAATGGGTCCGCCAGCATGCCGAAATGGACAATCTGCGTAAACGCACCCAGCGCGAGAAGGAAGATGCAGGCAAGTTTGCCGTCTCCGGCTTTGCAAAGGACCTGCTGGCGGTTGGTGACAATCTGGGCCGGGCCCTGCAGAGCCTGCCGGGAGGCATCAAGGACGGTGATGGTCCGGTCAAGAACCTGGCAATCGGCATTGAGATGACCCGCAAGGAACTTGATTCCGTTTTTGAACGGCACGGCATTTCAAAGGTCGAGGCCATCGGCAAGCCGATGGATCCGAATTTCCATCAGGCGATGTTCGAAGTTGAAGACCCGGCACAACCCGCAGGTACCGTGGTTCAGGAAATGGCTCCCGGCTATGTGTTGCATGGCCGCCTGCTGCGACCGGCAATGGTTGGTGTGGCAAAAGGAGGCCCGAAACCGGGTGCTGCCCCGGAAGCCGCGCCGAAGACAGAAGGCGAGCCGGCCAATGCTGCAAATGACGCAACCATTGATCTGGAACCGGGTGATCCCTCCTCTGGCGGACGTTTTAATCAGACAGTCTGA
- a CDS encoding peroxidase-related enzyme (This protein belongs to a clade of uncharacterized proteins related to peroxidases such as the alkylhydroperoxidase AhpD.), whose amino-acid sequence MSGWIEMIPPESATGRLRELYDAATTPHGTVDNVMRAHSLRPETLAGHVALYRSVLHNPDNALPFWFLEAVASYVSLLNRCHYATAHHGANMRRLAPDQSKGQAMFAALACDRPEDAFSGLELALLRYARKVTVAIGEMSAGDIESCRAAGADDGQILEVNQVAAYFAFSNRVLNGLGVTTEGDRIGYYPAEKD is encoded by the coding sequence ATGTCTGGCTGGATCGAAATGATTCCGCCGGAGTCTGCGACCGGCAGGCTTCGGGAGCTGTATGATGCCGCGACGACGCCGCATGGCACCGTCGATAATGTGATGCGGGCGCATTCCCTGCGTCCGGAAACACTGGCGGGCCATGTTGCGCTGTACAGAAGCGTGCTGCACAATCCGGATAATGCGTTACCGTTCTGGTTCCTTGAAGCTGTTGCCAGTTATGTCAGCCTGCTGAACCGCTGTCATTATGCGACGGCCCATCATGGTGCGAACATGCGACGTCTGGCGCCTGATCAGTCAAAAGGCCAGGCCATGTTCGCAGCACTGGCCTGTGACCGGCCAGAGGATGCTTTTAGTGGTCTCGAACTGGCATTGCTGCGTTATGCCCGGAAGGTGACGGTCGCAATCGGCGAGATGTCGGCAGGGGACATTGAGTCCTGCCGGGCTGCCGGTGCAGATGACGGACAGATTCTGGAGGTCAATCAGGTTGCCGCCTATTTTGCCTTCTCCAACCGGGTTCTGAACGGGCTGGGCGTTACGACAGAGGGTGACCGGATCGGTTATTATCCGGCAGAGAAGGACTGA
- a CDS encoding 2OG-Fe(II) oxygenase encodes MNVTDIPVIDISGLRSGDTNARDSVASEMLAAAAHLGFFYVSGHGVPQELIDRTDREARNFFAEPLERKLETAINQRHRGFLRVGEAKMEGNRLPDLKESFVWGRETPADDPVAMDPDNPFIGPNNWPEGRPGMAAAFNDFYAACNDVGFDLMRAFAVAMDLPEMTFRRNIDYPISRGAAVYYPPQPANLDSDQFGVGPHTDYGCLTLVYQDPIGGLEVRSKQGEWLLATPVPGTFVVNVGDLLARWTNDRFASTPHRVVNRSGRERLSLAVFVDPNYETMIDPQDVCREGGDVSYPPVLCGDYVLKRYDHAFAYRRKS; translated from the coding sequence ATCAACGTCACGGATATTCCGGTGATCGATATCAGCGGGTTGCGAAGTGGTGACACAAACGCCAGAGATTCCGTTGCGTCCGAAATGCTGGCAGCGGCCGCTCATCTCGGTTTTTTCTATGTCAGTGGCCACGGCGTCCCGCAGGAACTCATTGACCGGACCGACCGGGAGGCCCGGAATTTCTTTGCTGAACCGCTTGAAAGAAAACTGGAGACGGCAATCAACCAGCGGCACCGGGGCTTTTTGCGTGTCGGTGAGGCAAAGATGGAAGGTAACCGGCTTCCCGACCTGAAGGAGAGCTTTGTCTGGGGGCGCGAGACACCGGCGGATGACCCGGTGGCCATGGATCCGGACAATCCTTTCATCGGACCGAACAACTGGCCGGAGGGGCGACCCGGAATGGCGGCGGCATTCAATGATTTCTATGCCGCCTGCAATGATGTGGGGTTTGACCTGATGCGGGCCTTTGCGGTGGCGATGGATCTGCCTGAAATGACATTCCGCCGGAATATTGATTACCCCATCAGCCGCGGAGCAGCGGTCTATTACCCGCCACAGCCGGCTAATCTGGACAGTGATCAGTTCGGGGTTGGTCCGCATACGGACTATGGCTGTCTGACCCTGGTTTATCAGGATCCGATCGGGGGCCTGGAAGTCCGCAGCAAGCAGGGTGAATGGTTGCTGGCCACTCCGGTTCCCGGAACTTTCGTCGTGAATGTGGGCGACCTGCTGGCACGCTGGACCAACGACCGTTTTGCCTCGACGCCACACCGGGTGGTCAACCGGTCAGGGCGTGAGCGGCTGTCCCTGGCGGTGTTTGTTGATCCGAACTATGAGACAATGATTGATCCGCAGGATGTCTGTCGTGAGGGGGGCGATGTATCATATCCGCCCGTCCTGTGCGGTGATTACGTTCTGAAACGATATGATCACGCCTTTGCCTATCGCCGGAAGTCCTGA